The Nitrospiraceae bacterium genome has a window encoding:
- a CDS encoding SDR family oxidoreductase, protein MDQNVALITGGAKGIGRAIALDLAAQGWSIAICYRTSAHAAAETSAAIVARGGRALSLQSDVSDPEAARGLVRRVEQEWGHIDALINGAGPYHRINLFEESVEGWREMFDGNLHPIFYLGQAVVPGMKARKRGRIINFSMANADQMVSQPDVTAHYIAKAGVLILTRTLAKLLAPHGITVNAISPGFIDSGSAPAEELAGVVKRIPAGYLGTVEDTVHAVRYLLSDEARYVNGANIQISGAWGL, encoded by the coding sequence ATGGACCAAAATGTCGCCTTGATCACGGGAGGTGCCAAGGGCATCGGACGGGCGATCGCGCTCGACCTGGCGGCGCAAGGGTGGTCCATCGCCATTTGCTACCGTACAAGCGCGCATGCGGCGGCGGAGACGAGTGCGGCGATCGTGGCCCGCGGTGGCCGCGCCCTCTCCTTACAAAGCGACGTGTCCGATCCTGAAGCGGCGCGCGGACTGGTCCGACGAGTCGAACAGGAATGGGGACATATCGACGCGTTGATCAACGGCGCAGGCCCCTATCATCGCATCAATCTGTTCGAAGAAAGCGTAGAAGGCTGGCGGGAGATGTTCGACGGAAACCTGCATCCGATTTTTTATCTCGGACAGGCGGTCGTACCGGGGATGAAGGCACGCAAACGTGGGCGCATCATCAATTTCAGCATGGCCAACGCCGACCAGATGGTTTCCCAGCCGGATGTCACCGCGCATTACATTGCGAAGGCGGGCGTGTTGATCCTGACCCGCACGCTTGCCAAGCTCCTGGCTCCGCACGGCATCACGGTCAATGCCATCTCGCCTGGCTTCATTGATTCCGGCAGCGCTCCGGCTGAAGAACTGGCAGGGGTGGTCAAACGCATTCCGGCAGGCTACTTGGGCACGGTAGAGGACACGGTGCACGCAGTCCGGTATCTGCTCTCCGACGAGGCTCGCTACGTCAACGGGGCCAACATCCAGATCAGCGGCGCCTGGGGCCTTTAG
- a CDS encoding glutaredoxin produces the protein MADPIEEEIHKEVKAHKILIYGKGTKTMPMCGFTRETMQFFNKYGYPYEVIDVLSQPAKREALTKMTNWPTLPKVFIDGQFYGDTDILDPMEAKGEVEPLLKKAFGAS, from the coding sequence ATGGCGGATCCTATCGAAGAGGAAATCCACAAGGAAGTGAAAGCCCATAAAATCCTCATCTACGGGAAGGGCACCAAGACCATGCCCATGTGCGGCTTTACCCGTGAGACGATGCAGTTTTTCAATAAATACGGGTATCCGTATGAGGTGATCGACGTCCTCTCGCAGCCGGCGAAGCGGGAGGCCCTGACAAAGATGACGAATTGGCCCACCCTGCCGAAGGTCTTCATCGACGGGCAATTTTACGGCGATACGGACATCTTGGATCCGATGGAAGCCAAAGGAGAAGTGGAGCCGTTGCTGAAAAAGGCGTTCGGCGCCAGCTGA
- a CDS encoding BolA family transcriptional regulator — MISAESVTSIVRETLPDAAVTVIDKTGTQDHLIVRIVSDRFKGMNLLDRHRLVYQSLAAPMKDGRIHALEITAKTKDEA; from the coding sequence ATGATTAGTGCGGAATCAGTCACGAGTATCGTCCGTGAAACCTTGCCGGATGCCGCTGTGACGGTGATCGATAAGACAGGCACGCAAGACCATTTGATCGTCCGCATCGTCTCGGACCGCTTCAAGGGGATGAATTTGCTCGACCGGCATCGGTTGGTCTATCAGTCCCTGGCAGCGCCCATGAAGGATGGGCGTATTCATGCGCTGGAGATAACGGCCAAGACAAAGGACGAAGCATAA